A single window of Candidatus Omnitrophota bacterium DNA harbors:
- a CDS encoding DegT/DnrJ/EryC1/StrS family aminotransferase: MTEHEVQLVAQAARDGWYLGMIKYIEEFERRFSEYTGMTYCLATNSCTAAIHLAMLALRLGPGDEVIVPDITWVASAAPVCYVGARPVLVDIDPVTWCISPEAFERAITRRTKAVVVVGLLGNMPEMDAIRTMAAKRGIPIIEDAAESAGATYRGKKAGTFGTINVFSFNGTKLMVTGEGGMFATNDKRLYLRAKGLAHHGLLMQGKRSKFYWSYELGYKYKMTNVQAALGLAQLSRIDELVAKRRQNFFWYHERLKSVEGLQLNQEGPHVNSTFWIVTGIVSPRYRIKKEALVRKLVERKIGGRPFFYPISAMPPFTAYGRGRSMRKANPVSYRISPYGICLPSSAALTEADVDYVCEQLMEILTARTAKAVLV, translated from the coding sequence ATGACGGAGCACGAAGTCCAGTTAGTGGCTCAGGCCGCCCGGGATGGCTGGTATCTTGGCATGATCAAGTACATTGAAGAATTTGAACGGCGATTCTCTGAGTACACCGGGATGACCTACTGCTTGGCCACGAATAGCTGCACGGCGGCCATTCACCTGGCGATGCTCGCCTTGCGTCTCGGGCCAGGGGATGAGGTGATCGTGCCGGATATCACCTGGGTCGCCTCGGCAGCCCCGGTGTGCTATGTGGGTGCTCGGCCTGTCTTGGTGGATATCGACCCGGTGACGTGGTGCATCTCGCCCGAGGCGTTTGAGCGCGCGATCACCCGGCGGACGAAAGCCGTTGTGGTCGTTGGCCTGCTGGGTAACATGCCGGAGATGGATGCGATTCGGACGATGGCCGCCAAGCGCGGGATTCCGATTATCGAGGACGCGGCTGAGTCGGCCGGAGCCACGTACCGCGGCAAAAAAGCCGGCACCTTCGGCACGATCAACGTCTTCAGCTTTAATGGCACGAAGCTGATGGTCACCGGCGAAGGCGGCATGTTCGCCACGAATGACAAGCGCTTGTACCTGCGCGCCAAAGGGCTCGCGCACCATGGCTTGCTGATGCAGGGCAAGCGATCAAAATTCTACTGGTCCTATGAGCTGGGGTACAAATACAAGATGACCAATGTCCAGGCGGCCCTGGGGTTGGCGCAATTGAGCCGGATCGACGAGCTGGTGGCGAAACGCCGGCAAAACTTTTTCTGGTATCACGAGCGGCTGAAGAGTGTCGAGGGTCTGCAGCTGAACCAGGAAGGCCCGCATGTGAACAGCACGTTTTGGATCGTGACCGGGATTGTGAGCCCGCGCTACCGGATAAAGAAGGAAGCGCTGGTCAGGAAGCTGGTTGAGCGGAAGATCGGCGGGCGCCCGTTTTTCTATCCGATCAGCGCGATGCCGCCGTTTACCGCGTACGGCCGGGGCCGATCGATGCGCAAGGCTAACCCGGTGTCGTATCGGATCTCCCCGTACGGCATCTGCCTGCCATCGTCCGCCGCGCTCACCGAAGCGGATGTGGACTATGTCTGCGAGCAGCTTATGGAGATTTTAACGGCGCGAACCGCGAAAGCGGTCCTGGTATGA
- a CDS encoding GNAT family N-acetyltransferase: MISAADVTPVYVASMNDPEVVGLTEARHVVWDHQRVAQFIERSNVEGVSTLVGIFLKDTGRHIGNLRLFNFHPVHRRAELSFVIFDKTQWSKGYATEAVGALCRYAFETMRLHRIHADYYATNHASARLFQKAGFQVEGVYRGHFFADGRYVDSIRVATLNPTEQRI; this comes from the coding sequence ATGATATCAGCCGCTGATGTGACGCCGGTGTATGTTGCGTCGATGAACGATCCTGAGGTGGTGGGGTTGACCGAGGCGCGGCACGTGGTGTGGGACCATCAGCGGGTGGCGCAGTTCATTGAGCGATCCAACGTTGAAGGGGTGTCAACTTTGGTGGGGATCTTCCTGAAAGACACCGGACGCCATATCGGCAATCTGCGGTTGTTCAATTTCCATCCCGTGCATCGGCGGGCGGAGCTGAGCTTCGTCATTTTTGACAAGACCCAATGGTCGAAAGGCTATGCCACAGAGGCGGTCGGCGCGCTCTGCCGCTACGCGTTTGAGACGATGCGTTTGCACCGCATCCACGCGGACTATTACGCGACCAACCACGCCTCAGCCCGGTTGTTCCAGAAGGCGGGGTTCCAGGTCGAGGGCGTCTATCGAGGACATTTCTTCGCTGACGGACGATATGTGGATTCCATTCGAGTGGCAACACTGAATCCGACTGAGCAGCGCATATGA
- a CDS encoding radical SAM protein, whose translation MSHELHVVEIKQINLEMAGGCNLKCPMCPQSFGREKDFLKRLPLEEFRKIIDQAIPVGLKYVNLSGSGEPLLHTGLEEAVRYLNERGITSMIYTNGIRLTPERFESLCQAGLTICKVSCQGWDRDSYAKWMSIDAFDQVRQQLKACVALLKTKGYATFLQTNHLVHDYDQREHQTQQYVTNWVEYLGVQAEIWLEHNWSGQYKDAIPRENIFQDRPKRTCGRPMGGVLEIRAGGLGGKSGAVVPCPFVLGQDSKAVLGHTQDTPLMDIVNGEPMLALRSAHVRGDFDSVDYCRNCDQLLEVKESLVWTNIPGRTYGPSRISGINYLNLSAAPSP comes from the coding sequence ATGAGCCACGAGTTGCACGTCGTTGAAATCAAGCAAATCAACCTGGAGATGGCCGGAGGCTGCAACCTCAAATGCCCCATGTGCCCCCAGTCGTTCGGCCGGGAAAAGGATTTCTTGAAGCGGCTCCCGCTGGAAGAATTCCGCAAGATCATCGACCAGGCGATTCCCGTGGGGTTGAAGTATGTCAACCTCAGCGGCTCCGGCGAACCGCTGCTGCACACCGGCTTGGAGGAGGCGGTCCGCTACCTCAATGAGCGGGGCATTACGAGCATGATCTACACCAATGGGATCCGCTTGACTCCAGAGCGTTTTGAGAGCCTCTGCCAGGCCGGGTTGACGATTTGCAAAGTGTCCTGCCAGGGATGGGATCGGGACAGCTACGCCAAATGGATGTCGATCGACGCGTTTGACCAAGTGCGGCAGCAGCTCAAAGCGTGCGTCGCACTGCTGAAGACGAAGGGGTATGCCACCTTTCTCCAAACCAACCATCTCGTGCATGACTATGACCAGCGCGAGCACCAGACCCAGCAGTACGTGACCAATTGGGTCGAGTATCTGGGCGTGCAGGCGGAAATCTGGCTGGAGCACAACTGGTCCGGCCAGTATAAAGACGCGATCCCTCGGGAGAATATTTTTCAGGACCGGCCCAAGCGCACGTGCGGACGCCCGATGGGCGGGGTCTTGGAGATTCGCGCCGGAGGACTGGGCGGCAAATCGGGTGCTGTCGTGCCGTGCCCGTTCGTGCTGGGGCAGGACTCCAAAGCGGTCCTGGGGCATACGCAAGACACGCCCCTCATGGACATCGTCAACGGCGAGCCGATGCTCGCCTTGCGATCGGCGCACGTGCGCGGAGATTTCGATTCGGTGGACTACTGCCGCAACTGCGATCAATTGCTAGAGGTCAAAGAGTCGCTGGTGTGGACCAACATCCCCGGTCGCACGTATGGGCCGAGCCGAATCTCAGGAATTAATTACTTAAATCTGTCCGCGGCGCCATCGCCATGA